The DNA sequence CGACTACATCGCCAACCGCACCCGCTACATGTACGACGTCTACGCACAGATGCCCGCGCTCCCCGGCGCGATGAGCACGGTGGACCAGGTGATCAAGTTGCTCGGCGACCCCGATCGGCGGGTACTGGTGCACTGCGCAGCAGGCAAGGACCGCACCGGCTGGGTGGTGGCTGCCGTACTCACCGCGCTCGCGGTGGACCCCGACGAGATCATGGCCGACTACCTGGAGAGCAACGGCGACATCGACGCCCTTCGCGCGCACCTCCAGCGCATCTACGGCCCCCCGGAGGGCGGCGAACCGATCGAGATCTCCGATGACCTCCTCGGGGTGAAGGCCGACTACCTGCAAAGCGCGCGCGAGGCCGCGCTGGCGAAATCCGGGACCTTCGACGAGTACCTGGCGGCCTGCCGGGTGACCGCAGGTGACCTGGATCGCTTGCGCGCCCGCATGCTGACGTAGTCACAAACAGGCCCTATCCGGGCTCCGAGTGCAGGTCAGCGCTCGTGTCCGATTTGTTTGGCGAACTCATTTGCATGCATGATGCAAGTAATGAAACGTGAGTCGAACACCAATCCCAACCCGAACCTGCTGATCGCGGTGTTGTGCTTCGGGGGTTGCTGGCATCGTTCATGCAGACGCTGGTCGTGCCCATCGTCGGCAAGCTGCCCGGCTACCTGAACACCAGCTCCGACAACGCCTCCTGGGTCATCACCGCCACCTTGCTGACGGCCGCGATCGCGATGCCGATCTCGGGCCGCCTCGCCGACATGTTCGGCAAACGAGTGGTGATCCTGTCGTGCATCGCCGCGATGATCCTCGGATCGATCATCTGTGCGCTCACCTCGATGGTGCTGCCGATGATCATCGGACGTGGCATCCAGGGACTGGCGATGGGCCTCATCCCGTGTGGCATCAGCCTGTTGCGCGACAAGCTCGAACCGGCCCGAGTCCCCGGTGCCATCGCGACGATGTCGGCGACCCTCGGCGTCGGTGGCGCTATCGGACTGCCGGTCGCCGCCTACATCACGCAGACCTTCGACTGGCACGTCCTGTTCTGGACGTCGGGCGCACTCGCCACTTTCACCTTCTTCTTGGTGCTGATCCTGGTCAGCGAATCACCGGTCCGCTCCCCCGGCACCTTCGACGTCGTCGGGGCCATCGGGATCACTGCTGCCCTCGTCGCGCTGCTGCTCGCCGTGTCGAAGGGCAACACCTGGGGATGGACCAGTGCGTTGACGCTCGGCCTGGCCGGAGCCGGCCTGGTGGTCCTTGTCCTCTGGGGCTGGTTCGAGCTGCGTATCAAGACACCCCTGGTGGACCTGCGCACGTCGGCGCAGCCGATCATCGTGCTGACGAACGCGGCGTCGGTGCTGATCGGATTCGCCCTCATGGCGATGAGCCTGGCGGCGCCGCAGCTGCTGCAGATCCCACACATCCCGGGCGTCGTGGAGTACGGGATGGGACAGACCATCCTCGCCACCGGCCTGCTGTTGGCCCCCGGAGGACTGATGATGATGTTCCTCTCGCCGGTCTCGGCCCGGCTCAACATCCACATCGGTCCGAGGTTCACGCTGCTCATCGGGTCGGTGATCATCGCACTGGGTTACCTGTTCTCGATCTTCCTGATGGCCGAACCGTGGCAGATCTGCGTGGCCATGGTGATCGCAAGCGCAGGCGTGGGAATCGGCTACTCGGCCATGCCGGCGTTGATCATGTCGGCCGCACCACTGCATCAGATGGCCGCCGCCAACAGCCTGAACTCGCTGATGCGATCCATCGGCACGGCAATCGCGTCGGCGCTGATGGCCACCATCCTCGCCAGCTCCGTCATCGACCTCAGCCCGACCGCCTCTGTGCCCGCCGAGTCCAGCTTCCAGCTGGTGTTCATCGTCGGTGGCCTCGCTGCTCTCGCTGCCGCGCTGCTGGCGCTTGTCATCCCCAGCAAGCACGTCCGGCACGCCGGCGCCGGCGCGGTGGAGGCGAACCGTTCGAGCGAGAAGGTCGCGGCCACAACCGATTAACGCCGGATATCCACCGGATTCACAAAAGACGCTCCACCGGCCGGTCGAGCGTCTTTTGTCTTGGTGGAGCGGTCTGGAGACGCTGTGAGACGCCGGGACCAGACGGATCAGGCGGGCTTGCGCAGATCCTTGCGGAGAATCTTGCCTGCGGCGCTCTTCGGGATGGCGTCGATGAACTCGACCTCACGGACCTTCTTGTGCGGCGCGACCTGACCGGCGACGAAGTCGATCACCTGCTGCTCGGTGAGCTCGGAGCCTTCACGCTTGACCACAAACGCCTTCGGGATCTCCTCGCCGGTGTCGGCCTCGATCACGCCGATGACCGCGACGTCCGCGACATCGTCGTGGGTGAGCAGCAACGCCTCGAGTTCGGCGGGCGGCACCTGGTAGCCCTTGTACTTGATGAGCTCTTTGAGCCGGTCGACGATGTAGACGCAGCCGTTCGCATCGACCCGCGCCATGTCACCGGTGTGCAGAAACCCGTCGTCGTCGATGGTCTCCTTGGTGGCCTTGTCGTTGTTCAGGTAGCCCGCCATGACGTTCGGGCCCGCCACCCACAGCTCACCCGGCTCGCTGAGTCCTTCGGCCGGGATGTCGATCTCGTCGCCGGTGGCCGGATCGACGATCTTGTTGACCGTGTTCGGGATGGGCCAACCGCACGACGACAGCGGCGCCTCCGGGCCGTCGCCGGGTTTGCTGGGCATGGCGTGGCTGACCGGGCTCAGCTCGCTCATGCCGTAGCCCTGGATGACCCGGGTGTTCAGCCGCTTGGCCACAGCATTGCCCAGCACCTCGTCCAGCGGCGCGGCACCCGACATGATGGTGTTGACCGACGACAGGTCGTAGTCGTCGATCAGCGGGTGCTTGGCCAACGCAACCGCCACGGGCGGAGCGATGAACACGTAGCTGCACTTGTAGTTCTGGATGGATTCGAGGAACTGCACCAGATCGAAACGCGGCATCACCACGAGCCTCGCCCGGTTGTACAGCGCAAGGTTCAGCAGCACCGTCATCCCGTAGATGTGGAAGAACGGCAGCACCGCGAGGACCGAGTCGTCATGAGACATGTTCAGCAGCGGCTGGCTCTGCGCCACGTTGGCGACCAGGTTGCGATGGGTCAACATCACGCCCTTGGGGTTGCCGGTGGTGCCCGAGCTGTACGGCAGGACGGCAAGATGGGTGGCCGGGTCGAAGCTGACGTCCGGAGCCGCAAGGCCGGCACCCAACAGATCGAGCGCGTTCGGGTGAGGGCTCTCGGCCTCTCCGGGCCCGTTCAGCAAGATCACCGCGCTCTCGGGCAGACCAACCTGCGCCGCTGCCGCCTTGGCCTGGTCACCGAGCTGGGTGATCGTGATGAGCATCTTGGCACCCGAGTCGGTGAGCTGCTTGGCGATCTCGGGCGCGGTGAACAGCGCGTTGACGGTGGTCGCAGTGGCGCCCGCACGCAGGATGCCGTGGAACACGAACGCGAACGCCGAGGTGTTCGGCGACAGCAGCGCAACCTTGTCGCCCACCTCGATGCCGCGCGCCGCCAGGGCCCCGGCGAAGGCGTTGATCCGGCCGATCAGCTCGCGGTAGGTGGTGCCCTCGGTGGCGCCGGCGTCGATCAGCGCGGTCCGATCCAGGTCCTCCTCGCTGATCGACCCGAACAACGTCTCGTAGATCGAATCCTCGGAGATCTCCACAGGGGGAAAGGGACTCTTGAAACTCATGATTCTTCGGCCTCCGGCGTTGTTGTTGACGATCAGTCAACAACAGTAGCAATGCCGGTTGTCAGGGTCTGCCGAATCGGACAGTTAGTCGTCCAGACCGACGTCCGACGACGGGGTTGCCGCGTCGAATGCCTGCGGCCGACCGTTGTCGCCCTCTTCGCGACCCTTCTCCACGCCGCCGATCGGCGCACCATCAGCAGAGGGCGTCCCATCGCCCCCGGAAAGGTGCGCTCCGCCTTCACCGCGGGCGCGCTCGCCGTGCGACCGGGGCGCGCCGCCGTTGCCGTTGTGCGACGGCACCGATCGACCAGGCTCCCCGTCTGACCCGTCACCGTCGATGAGGTGCTCGAACGCCTTGAGGTTGTTCAGCGACTCACCGCGCGAGACCCGCCATGCCCATTCGCGCCGGATCGAGGTGATGAACCCGATCTCCAGGAGCACGTTGAAGTCGCCGTCGGCCGCTTCGAGGACCTGCCCGAGCAGCCGGTCCAGTTCGGCGTCGGTGATCGACTCCGCCGAATGCCTGCCGACCAGGTAGATGTCGCCCGAGTTGTCGAGCGTGTAGGCCACGCCATAGAGCCGTCGGTTGCGTTTGAGCATCCAGCGGTAGACGCCCTCGTGGTTCTCGTCGGGTTTGCGGCAGACAAACGCCTCGATCCGCAATCCGTGTGGGGCCGCGGTCAGCAGCACCGTGGTCTTGAGCTTCTTCTCGCCCGGTAGATCCACCACGAAGTAGTCGGCATCCTTGCCGCCGGAATCCTTACGGCTGAAGGCCATCTCGCGCTGGGTGAGAAATTGGTCGATCGTCGAACCGAGCTCTGAGGTGATCTGTGATGTCATGTTCGTGCCCCATTTCTACGTCCGGCGAACCGGCGTGCCATCCGGGCCAGAGGTCGGGCTTCGGGTTCGGCCACGACTCCGTGCGGAGTGCTTTCTTCTGAGAGGTTGCCCAGCGACTGGGTTGTACCCGGATCGGGCGCATTCGATACCTGTGCGCGATTTCGCCGGAAGCTGTCGATGGCCCTGCCGTAACTGGCCAGCAGCTGATCCGCGGTGTGATCCCACGAGAAGTTCTGGGCGTGCTGGTGCGCAGCCTCTCCCATTGCCGCGAGGGCGGTTTCGTCCCCCAGCAAACGGTCGAGTTCCCCGGTCCAGCGGTCGATCCCGTGCCCGTCCACCAGGACACCACTGACGCCGTTGTCGACGGCCACCCCCAGCCCGCCCACATCCGCCGCGAGCACGGGTATGCCGGCCGCCTGCGCTTCGATCGCAACCAATCCGAAGCTCTCCGAATAGCTGGGAACCGCAACCACATTCGATGCGCGATACACCTTGGACAGCGACTCGGGCGATTGCGGCGGGATGAACGTGACGGACGACTCGATGCCGAGGTCACGGCTGAGCTCGATCAGCGACGTGGGGCGTTCCAACCCGGAGCCGGACGGTCCACCGGCCACCAGTACCCGGAGTTTTCGTCCGTTCGATAGTCCGCGACGGATCAGCGGCGCCGCGGCCCGGAGCAACACGTCCGGAGCCTTGAGTGGCTGGATCCGGCCGACGAACGTCACCACCACCTCGTCAGGGTCCAGTCCGAGGTCGAGCCTGGCGTCGATCCGAGGCCCCGGCGTGTAACACTCGAGATCAGCGCCGGGGGTGACCACGTCGATCCGCGACGGGTCCGCGTGATGGATCGAGATCAGTTGCTGCGCTTCGGTTTCGGTGTTGACGATCAGACGGTCGGCCTCATCGACGACCTGCTGCTCACCCACCTGCCGCATCGGCGGTTCGGGGGTGTCGCCTTCGGCGAGCGAGGCGTTCTTCACCGCGGCGAGAGTATGCGCGGTGTGCACGAGAGGCACGGCCCATCGGTCGCGGGCCAGCCAGCCGACCTGCCCGGACAGCCAGTAGTGCGAGTGGACGAGGTCGTAGTAGCCCACCGGCCGACCCGCCTCGGCCCGCAGGACACCCGCCGTGAACGCACACAACTGTGTGGGCAGGTCCCGCTTGTCCAGCCCCTCGAACGGACCTGCCACCACGTTCCGCACGGTCACCCCCGGGGCCGCCTCCACCACGGGCTCATCGGCCGATGATGTTGCGCGCGTGAAGATCTCGACCTCCACACCACGCTGCGCCAGGCGTTTGGCGGTCTGCCACACGTAGACGTTCATCCCGCCCGCATCTCCGACCCCGGGTTGGGCCAGCGGCGACGTGTGCACCGAGATCAGCGCCACCCGCCGCGGAACCGCGGGACCGCCTGCCGAACTCACGACCTGACTCCCCTGCCCTGCTCGGACCGGACGGACTCGGCCACGAAGGCCCTCACCTGGCTCGCGAAT is a window from the Williamsia sp. DF01-3 genome containing:
- a CDS encoding tyrosine-protein phosphatase; its protein translation is MLSGAWNFRDVSGLKTTEGRCVASGLLFRSSELSNLDDTGGQDLINLGVTDVFDLRDYAEIEKSGSDRVPDSIEVHVVPFDLRPDGKAPHEMSGDDYIANRTRYMYDVYAQMPALPGAMSTVDQVIKLLGDPDRRVLVHCAAGKDRTGWVVAAVLTALAVDPDEIMADYLESNGDIDALRAHLQRIYGPPEGGEPIEISDDLLGVKADYLQSAREAALAKSGTFDEYLAACRVTAGDLDRLRARMLT
- a CDS encoding MFS transporter, yielding MQTLVVPIVGKLPGYLNTSSDNASWVITATLLTAAIAMPISGRLADMFGKRVVILSCIAAMILGSIICALTSMVLPMIIGRGIQGLAMGLIPCGISLLRDKLEPARVPGAIATMSATLGVGGAIGLPVAAYITQTFDWHVLFWTSGALATFTFFLVLILVSESPVRSPGTFDVVGAIGITAALVALLLAVSKGNTWGWTSALTLGLAGAGLVVLVLWGWFELRIKTPLVDLRTSAQPIIVLTNAASVLIGFALMAMSLAAPQLLQIPHIPGVVEYGMGQTILATGLLLAPGGLMMMFLSPVSARLNIHIGPRFTLLIGSVIIALGYLFSIFLMAEPWQICVAMVIASAGVGIGYSAMPALIMSAAPLHQMAAANSLNSLMRSIGTAIASALMATILASSVIDLSPTASVPAESSFQLVFIVGGLAALAAALLALVIPSKHVRHAGAGAVEANRSSEKVAATTD
- a CDS encoding 4-coumarate--CoA ligase family protein codes for the protein MSFKSPFPPVEISEDSIYETLFGSISEEDLDRTALIDAGATEGTTYRELIGRINAFAGALAARGIEVGDKVALLSPNTSAFAFVFHGILRAGATATTVNALFTAPEIAKQLTDSGAKMLITITQLGDQAKAAAAQVGLPESAVILLNGPGEAESPHPNALDLLGAGLAAPDVSFDPATHLAVLPYSSGTTGNPKGVMLTHRNLVANVAQSQPLLNMSHDDSVLAVLPFFHIYGMTVLLNLALYNRARLVVMPRFDLVQFLESIQNYKCSYVFIAPPVAVALAKHPLIDDYDLSSVNTIMSGAAPLDEVLGNAVAKRLNTRVIQGYGMSELSPVSHAMPSKPGDGPEAPLSSCGWPIPNTVNKIVDPATGDEIDIPAEGLSEPGELWVAGPNVMAGYLNNDKATKETIDDDGFLHTGDMARVDANGCVYIVDRLKELIKYKGYQVPPAELEALLLTHDDVADVAVIGVIEADTGEEIPKAFVVKREGSELTEQQVIDFVAGQVAPHKKVREVEFIDAIPKSAAGKILRKDLRKPA
- the mshA gene encoding D-inositol-3-phosphate glycosyltransferase, whose translation is MREPGEGLRGRVRPVRAGQGSQVVSSAGGPAVPRRVALISVHTSPLAQPGVGDAGGMNVYVWQTAKRLAQRGVEVEIFTRATSSADEPVVEAAPGVTVRNVVAGPFEGLDKRDLPTQLCAFTAGVLRAEAGRPVGYYDLVHSHYWLSGQVGWLARDRWAVPLVHTAHTLAAVKNASLAEGDTPEPPMRQVGEQQVVDEADRLIVNTETEAQQLISIHHADPSRIDVVTPGADLECYTPGPRIDARLDLGLDPDEVVVTFVGRIQPLKAPDVLLRAAAPLIRRGLSNGRKLRVLVAGGPSGSGLERPTSLIELSRDLGIESSVTFIPPQSPESLSKVYRASNVVAVPSYSESFGLVAIEAQAAGIPVLAADVGGLGVAVDNGVSGVLVDGHGIDRWTGELDRLLGDETALAAMGEAAHQHAQNFSWDHTADQLLASYGRAIDSFRRNRAQVSNAPDPGTTQSLGNLSEESTPHGVVAEPEARPLARMARRFAGRRNGART